The Streptomyces cynarae genome contains a region encoding:
- a CDS encoding GDP-L-fucose synthase family protein — protein sequence MSTAPTLSTITQPTDRSAPVFVAGRNGLVGSALWRHLTNEGFTALLGPGSAELDLRDRPAVFNWFAANRPHAVILAAARVGGIKANATRPTEFISENLRIQVNVLDAALQYRVQRLLFLGSSCIYPKAADQPIREEALLNGALEETNEAYALAKIAGIMHVRAVRRQHGLPWICAMPTNLYGPDDNFHPEHSHVLPSLIRRFHEARIHMAPKVVNWGTGTPRREFLHVDDLARACLMLLDRYDSDSPINVGTGEDLSIKELSDIVASVVGYEGSIEWDTSQPDGTYRKVLDISRIASLGWAPAIKLSEGIADTYAWYRSTVG from the coding sequence ATGAGCACCGCACCCACGCTGTCAACCATCACGCAGCCAACGGACCGTTCGGCTCCGGTCTTTGTTGCCGGACGGAATGGGCTTGTTGGCAGCGCACTCTGGAGACACCTGACCAACGAAGGGTTCACTGCGCTGCTCGGACCCGGCTCAGCCGAACTGGACTTGAGGGACCGTCCGGCCGTCTTCAACTGGTTCGCAGCCAATCGCCCGCATGCCGTCATCCTGGCGGCGGCGCGGGTGGGGGGAATCAAGGCCAACGCCACCAGGCCGACCGAGTTCATCTCTGAGAATCTACGCATCCAGGTGAACGTCCTGGACGCGGCCCTGCAGTACCGCGTGCAGCGTCTGCTGTTCCTGGGCTCAAGCTGCATCTACCCAAAAGCAGCTGATCAACCCATCCGCGAGGAAGCTCTCCTCAACGGCGCCTTGGAAGAGACCAATGAAGCATACGCACTGGCCAAGATCGCCGGAATCATGCACGTCAGGGCCGTGCGACGACAGCATGGCCTACCGTGGATCTGCGCCATGCCCACCAATCTGTATGGCCCTGATGACAATTTCCACCCCGAACACTCGCATGTGCTACCGTCGCTGATCAGGCGGTTTCATGAGGCCCGGATCCATATGGCTCCCAAAGTAGTCAACTGGGGTACCGGAACGCCGCGTCGAGAATTCCTCCACGTAGACGACCTGGCACGAGCGTGTTTGATGCTCCTCGACCGCTACGACTCGGACTCCCCCATCAACGTGGGTACGGGCGAAGACCTCAGCATCAAGGAACTGTCGGACATCGTGGCGTCCGTGGTGGGCTACGAGGGTTCCATCGAATGGGACACGAGTCAGCCGGACGGAACATACCGCAAGGTCCTGGACATCTCGAGGATCGCTTCGCTGGGATGGGCTCCAGCGATCAAGCTCTCCGAAGGAATTGCGGACACATATGCCTGGTACAGGTCAACTGTCGGCTGA
- the gmd gene encoding GDP-mannose 4,6-dehydratase, which yields MTAKKALITGITGQDGSYLAELLLEKGYVVHGIARRASTFNTQRIDHLYEDPHDPQARLFLHYGDLTDGTRLANLLESLQPDEVYHLAAQSHVRVSFDEPEFTGNCTGLGTTRLLEAIRSVGLSCRFYQASSSEMFGAAPPPQREDTPFHPRSPYGVAKVYAYWATRNYREAYGMFAVNGILFNHESPRRGPTFVTRKVATAAARIKAGLHERVYLGNLDARRDWGYAAEYVEAMWRMLQQDAPDDYVIATGVSYSVRDFVEQCFEHVGLDWREHVCFDERYLRPTEVDNLVGDASKAERLLGWRPTVFAPELARLMVDAELEALSHPKVPAAQTPERGVLASLVV from the coding sequence GTGACCGCCAAGAAGGCCCTTATCACCGGCATCACCGGCCAGGACGGCTCCTATCTTGCGGAGCTGTTGCTGGAAAAGGGGTACGTGGTCCATGGCATCGCACGCCGCGCCTCGACGTTCAACACCCAGCGCATCGACCATCTCTATGAGGACCCGCACGACCCGCAGGCCCGGCTCTTCCTGCACTACGGCGACCTGACGGACGGGACACGGCTGGCCAACCTCTTGGAGAGCCTGCAGCCGGACGAGGTGTATCACCTGGCCGCTCAGTCCCACGTACGCGTTTCCTTCGATGAACCGGAATTCACCGGGAACTGCACGGGCCTGGGCACCACGAGACTGCTGGAGGCCATCCGGTCCGTGGGCCTGTCCTGCCGCTTCTATCAGGCCTCCAGCTCGGAAATGTTCGGCGCCGCGCCGCCTCCCCAGCGCGAAGACACACCATTTCATCCGCGCTCCCCGTACGGGGTGGCCAAGGTCTACGCGTACTGGGCGACGCGCAACTACCGAGAGGCATACGGGATGTTCGCGGTGAACGGCATCTTGTTCAACCACGAATCCCCACGTCGCGGCCCGACCTTCGTTACCCGAAAGGTCGCCACAGCCGCAGCGCGCATCAAGGCGGGACTGCACGAGCGGGTCTATCTGGGCAACCTCGACGCACGGCGGGACTGGGGTTATGCGGCTGAGTACGTCGAGGCGATGTGGCGGATGTTGCAACAGGACGCGCCGGACGACTACGTGATCGCCACCGGCGTCAGCTACAGCGTCCGCGACTTTGTTGAGCAGTGCTTCGAACACGTGGGCCTGGACTGGCGCGAGCACGTGTGTTTCGATGAGCGCTACTTGCGGCCGACAGAGGTCGACAACCTGGTGGGTGACGCCTCCAAGGCCGAACGGCTCCTCGGCTGGCGACCGACCGTGTTCGCCCCCGAACTCGCCCGGCTCATGGTCGATGCCGAACTCGAAGCGCTGTCGCATCCCAAGGTCCCGGCAGCTCAGACACCCGAGCGCGGGGTCCTTGCCTCACTCGTGGTGTGA
- a CDS encoding lipopolysaccharide biosynthesis protein: MSASTHSSSQATAVAPRRASPYLRAVALSSVAKAVALVLSGGAALVSARTVVDVVGVSGYALVTLVGTLPTFLTLTELGIRAAVLDAFADNDRERIRRTVVSAARALTCAGAAICGCGALTALSGVAASLLESASGPDLALCIVLVTALFGCSLPLSLGGAALAGLGRNHVAVLLQSGGTVLALIIVLLAAASKAPPAVFAVSGLIGQCMAGFTSLIVAGRTSGMPLLRTVLWPRRRLLGTRIIHLAGPMAVINATSAVAYGTDRIVLSKLTDATAVAVYSAGAQLYVPASALVAASALPLWSLFHQRRRDCSMIPRSQLLRLTACFAGGAVLIGAGLVTVGPAVASWMLHGRASVGPGLMAAFGALVLAHALNYPVGMWLSDAAGLRFQAVRAVIMTVVNLIASVALALVIGPAGPVLASAGAYFLCVTLPCYRKVFFPGVDDRECPAPMTGLVTPGRRG; encoded by the coding sequence ATGAGTGCATCAACGCACAGCAGTTCGCAGGCTACAGCCGTCGCACCCCGCCGGGCGTCCCCCTACCTTCGTGCGGTCGCCCTGTCATCCGTCGCCAAGGCTGTCGCGCTCGTTCTGAGCGGTGGCGCCGCGCTCGTCTCGGCACGCACCGTCGTCGACGTCGTGGGAGTCTCCGGCTACGCGCTGGTCACCCTGGTCGGCACCCTGCCGACGTTCCTGACGCTGACGGAGTTGGGCATTCGGGCCGCCGTACTCGACGCATTCGCCGACAACGACCGCGAACGCATCCGACGCACCGTCGTTTCCGCGGCCCGCGCACTCACCTGCGCCGGCGCTGCCATTTGCGGTTGCGGAGCACTGACAGCTCTTTCCGGAGTTGCCGCCTCTCTGCTCGAGAGTGCCTCCGGCCCTGACCTGGCCCTGTGCATCGTGCTCGTCACAGCCCTCTTCGGCTGCAGCCTGCCGCTGAGTCTGGGGGGTGCCGCGCTCGCGGGGCTGGGACGCAACCACGTCGCGGTGCTTCTGCAGAGCGGCGGCACGGTGCTGGCACTGATCATCGTGTTGCTCGCCGCTGCAAGCAAGGCCCCCCCGGCGGTCTTCGCCGTATCCGGACTTATCGGGCAGTGCATGGCGGGTTTCACCAGCCTGATCGTGGCCGGCCGCACTTCCGGGATGCCTCTGCTCCGCACAGTGCTCTGGCCCCGGCGCCGACTGCTCGGCACCCGCATCATCCACCTGGCCGGGCCGATGGCCGTGATCAATGCGACCTCGGCGGTCGCTTATGGCACGGACCGCATCGTCCTGAGCAAATTGACCGATGCCACAGCCGTCGCGGTCTACTCCGCTGGGGCTCAGCTATATGTCCCCGCGTCCGCTCTGGTCGCGGCGTCGGCACTGCCGCTGTGGAGCCTGTTCCACCAGCGTCGTCGCGACTGCTCGATGATTCCTCGGTCGCAACTGCTACGACTGACAGCCTGTTTCGCAGGCGGTGCGGTGCTGATCGGCGCGGGTCTGGTGACAGTCGGCCCTGCGGTCGCGAGCTGGATGCTCCATGGCCGCGCCTCCGTCGGACCGGGGCTGATGGCGGCCTTCGGGGCACTGGTTCTCGCCCATGCCTTGAACTATCCCGTAGGCATGTGGCTTTCCGATGCGGCAGGACTCCGCTTCCAGGCGGTAAGGGCCGTCATCATGACTGTCGTCAACCTGATCGCCTCTGTGGCGCTCGCCCTCGTGATCGGTCCGGCGGGTCCGGTCCTCGCATCCGCCGGTGCCTACTTTCTATGCGTCACCCTCCCGTGTTATCGCAAGGTGTTCTTCCCCGGCGTGGACGATCGCGAGTGCCCGGCACCGATGACCGGCTTGGTCACTCCCGGACGTAGGGGGTGA
- a CDS encoding glycosyltransferase: MNDIDAALFGVDSVPGIQVGGRTFVLGRDCVFGAAEGVAWKAVRRAPRLSSAVRAFRPDLVIAHHLPNAWRVARLVERCGVPLAAFCHGSDLLAMHGSLRPRSRALRQLAANWPRLVEAVELFLPVSQFLGRRLAENGVPTSRIAVHYLGVPIPESADLGSAAERSGVLFVGRLVDNKGCDFLLRAVGEIARERRIEVTVVGDGPQRQALQHLAATLPAGATVRFLGSQPHDSVYRLMREHRVLCVPSVEARSGASEGLGLVACEAAAHARPVVVYDTGGLQETVVHGETGLVVPQRDVPELARALGSVLVDDSMATDMGRAARLFAEEKFNLSTQARRLRGLLAERGLLAPQCEPERRLG; this comes from the coding sequence ATGAACGACATCGACGCCGCCCTGTTCGGGGTCGACTCCGTTCCAGGAATCCAAGTAGGGGGTCGGACGTTCGTACTGGGCCGCGACTGTGTGTTCGGAGCGGCCGAAGGAGTCGCCTGGAAAGCCGTGCGGCGAGCCCCACGCCTGTCGTCGGCGGTGCGGGCGTTCAGGCCGGACCTGGTGATCGCCCACCATCTGCCGAACGCCTGGCGCGTTGCCCGTCTCGTTGAGCGTTGTGGTGTCCCGCTCGCCGCCTTCTGCCACGGATCCGATCTGCTGGCAATGCACGGTTCACTACGACCCCGGTCCAGAGCCCTGAGACAGTTGGCGGCCAACTGGCCGCGACTGGTGGAAGCTGTTGAGCTCTTTCTGCCGGTATCCCAGTTCCTGGGACGGCGACTTGCGGAAAACGGAGTTCCGACGTCCCGGATCGCTGTTCACTATCTCGGTGTGCCGATTCCCGAGAGTGCCGACCTCGGGAGTGCCGCAGAGCGCTCCGGCGTGCTCTTCGTCGGTCGGCTGGTGGACAACAAGGGATGTGACTTCCTCCTGCGGGCCGTGGGCGAGATCGCCCGAGAGCGCCGTATCGAGGTCACGGTGGTGGGAGACGGGCCGCAACGACAAGCTCTGCAACACCTGGCTGCCACACTGCCTGCCGGTGCCACTGTACGGTTCCTCGGAAGTCAGCCACACGACAGCGTCTACCGCCTCATGCGAGAGCACCGGGTGCTCTGCGTGCCGAGTGTGGAGGCGCGGTCGGGCGCGTCCGAGGGCCTTGGGCTGGTCGCCTGCGAGGCTGCGGCACACGCCCGGCCGGTCGTGGTGTACGACACCGGTGGACTGCAGGAGACCGTGGTTCACGGGGAAACCGGCCTTGTGGTCCCTCAGCGGGACGTCCCAGAACTCGCGCGTGCTCTCGGGAGCGTACTCGTCGACGACTCGATGGCCACGGACATGGGACGGGCCGCGCGGCTCTTCGCCGAGGAGAAGTTCAACTTGTCGACTCAAGCTCGTCGGCTCCGCGGGCTTTTGGCCGAACGTGGACTGCTGGCGCCCCAGTGCGAACCGGAGAGGCGGCTGGGATGA
- a CDS encoding glycosyltransferase, translating into MNRAVPRVRLVVPTTGRRPYYIRQCLDSIRRQSQPVEIVIVGPTAAASLLESLAMRYRCRFVAERATGLSNAVNQGWEGADADYLGWLGDDDLLAQGAVAVAIEELDRNAAAAMVYGRVRVIDAESNHIYTIRPGRLASWFIKYGQNFVWQPGSLYRRAALGKAGLLDPSLHYAMDYDLHLRLRQQGSLSYVPRLLASYRRHPEALTALNPDPYAERLIVMRRYLGPVARSLEGCWWPAAKYTCRAWGYAQILTGRREKPAPAS; encoded by the coding sequence ATGAACCGTGCCGTGCCACGTGTCCGACTGGTCGTCCCGACCACCGGTCGGCGCCCGTACTACATTCGGCAGTGCCTGGATTCGATCAGACGTCAATCGCAGCCGGTGGAGATCGTCATCGTCGGCCCGACAGCGGCTGCGTCGCTGTTGGAGAGTCTGGCCATGAGATACCGGTGCCGATTCGTGGCCGAACGGGCCACGGGATTGAGCAACGCGGTCAATCAGGGGTGGGAAGGTGCGGACGCGGACTACCTCGGCTGGCTCGGCGACGACGACCTGCTCGCGCAGGGAGCAGTGGCGGTCGCCATCGAGGAACTCGACAGGAACGCGGCTGCAGCCATGGTCTACGGCCGGGTGCGTGTGATCGATGCGGAGAGTAATCACATTTACACGATTCGTCCAGGAAGGCTGGCGTCATGGTTCATCAAATACGGTCAGAATTTCGTTTGGCAGCCGGGATCCCTGTACAGACGGGCTGCCCTCGGCAAAGCGGGTCTGCTGGATCCGTCCCTGCACTACGCGATGGACTATGACCTGCATCTCCGGTTGCGGCAGCAGGGCTCGCTCAGCTACGTACCGCGGCTCCTCGCCTCATACCGCCGCCATCCTGAGGCCCTGACGGCGTTGAACCCGGATCCCTATGCCGAACGTCTGATCGTGATGCGGCGGTACCTGGGTCCGGTGGCCCGGTCATTGGAGGGCTGCTGGTGGCCCGCGGCAAAGTACACCTGCCGAGCGTGGGGGTACGCGCAGATCCTGACCGGGCGGCGGGAGAAACCCGCGCCGGCCTCCTAG
- a CDS encoding glycosyltransferase family 4 protein, whose translation MPSSKTPRRRILIIQSYVPAYRTRFFNLLHSRLDAEGIALEVLHGSPPPDQAARRDADICLCSKQVPTRRLSLPGGRSLSWCRVQDRATAADVVVLGQALQNIEAYPLLLRQHIGRFAGHAPPVALWGHGRTYTKPVSRLEAWAKDVLTLKASWFFAYTEGGAAHAAGRGFPRDRITVVRNSVDTTELADARDRADVPGTPQHTEATLLRERYNLVPGLTALFLGGLDSPKRISFLLKSVRRIAAELPGFRLLVAGEGTDRGLVDDAASRPGSAVVALGRVIGERRALLGAVSDVMLMPGRVGLCAVDSFALRTPVVTTNWPWHAPEFDYLESDRNAVVTPDDPVLYAAAVTALLRDAPRLQKLRAACAADAADYTVEDMAARFCDGLLRMLGERKDRVTV comes from the coding sequence ATGCCGAGCAGCAAAACCCCCCGGCGACGCATTCTGATCATTCAATCATATGTCCCCGCCTATCGGACACGTTTCTTCAATCTGCTGCATTCCCGCCTTGATGCCGAGGGCATCGCCCTGGAAGTGCTGCACGGATCGCCGCCGCCCGACCAGGCAGCCCGGCGGGACGCCGATATCTGCCTGTGTTCGAAGCAAGTGCCCACCCGTCGGCTGTCCTTGCCCGGTGGAAGGTCTCTGTCATGGTGCCGTGTGCAGGACCGTGCGACTGCCGCGGACGTGGTGGTGCTGGGGCAGGCCCTGCAGAACATCGAGGCGTATCCACTCCTACTGAGACAACACATCGGACGGTTCGCCGGGCACGCTCCCCCGGTTGCCCTCTGGGGGCACGGCCGGACGTACACCAAGCCGGTGAGCCGTCTTGAGGCGTGGGCAAAAGATGTGCTGACCCTGAAGGCCTCCTGGTTCTTCGCCTACACGGAAGGCGGGGCCGCACACGCGGCCGGCCGCGGCTTTCCACGCGATCGCATCACTGTCGTACGGAACTCCGTGGACACAACAGAGCTGGCTGACGCCCGCGACCGCGCCGACGTACCGGGAACGCCCCAGCACACCGAGGCAACACTGCTGAGAGAGCGGTACAACCTGGTGCCCGGTCTCACCGCGCTGTTCCTCGGGGGACTGGACAGCCCCAAGAGGATTTCCTTTCTCCTCAAGTCCGTCAGGCGGATCGCGGCCGAACTGCCCGGCTTTCGTCTGCTGGTCGCCGGAGAAGGAACCGATCGAGGGCTGGTGGACGATGCCGCCTCTCGGCCCGGCAGCGCGGTGGTGGCGCTGGGTCGGGTGATCGGGGAGCGCAGAGCGCTGCTCGGCGCTGTGAGCGACGTCATGCTGATGCCGGGGCGGGTCGGGCTGTGCGCGGTGGATTCCTTCGCGTTGCGGACGCCTGTGGTCACGACCAATTGGCCTTGGCATGCGCCCGAGTTCGATTACCTGGAAAGTGACCGCAACGCCGTGGTCACCCCGGATGACCCGGTTCTCTACGCCGCCGCCGTGACGGCGCTGCTGCGCGACGCTCCGCGATTGCAAAAACTGCGCGCGGCCTGTGCGGCGGATGCGGCGGACTACACCGTCGAGGACATGGCCGCACGTTTCTGCGACGGCCTGCTGCGGATGCTCGGCGAGCGCAAGGACCGCGTCACCGTTTGA
- a CDS encoding LbetaH domain-containing protein encodes MTWRSLRGFTGAGYDKGRCLLVQAIWFAALNILFVRWWFPARWRPALLRAFGARIGRRVLIRHRVRVHWPWKLEVGDDVWIGEDAWLLNLEKITIGSDVCVSQGAMLCAGSHRRLSSTFEFDNAPIVVESGSWVAAKAVVLRGVTIGRGAVVGASAVAHRDVHPGAVVTAGTKV; translated from the coding sequence ATGACTTGGCGTTCTCTGCGTGGCTTCACCGGAGCCGGTTACGACAAGGGGCGCTGCCTGCTTGTTCAAGCGATTTGGTTTGCCGCTCTGAATATTCTTTTCGTCAGGTGGTGGTTTCCGGCGCGATGGCGGCCGGCCTTGCTGCGGGCTTTCGGCGCGCGGATCGGGCGGCGTGTCCTGATCCGTCATCGCGTGCGTGTGCACTGGCCTTGGAAACTCGAGGTCGGTGACGATGTCTGGATCGGCGAGGACGCCTGGCTGCTCAACCTCGAAAAAATTACTATCGGGAGCGACGTCTGCGTCTCTCAGGGTGCCATGCTGTGCGCCGGGAGCCACCGGCGCCTCTCGAGTACCTTCGAGTTCGACAACGCGCCGATCGTGGTGGAATCCGGCTCGTGGGTAGCGGCCAAGGCCGTTGTTCTGCGGGGCGTGACCATCGGCCGCGGAGCGGTCGTGGGCGCCTCGGCCGTCGCTCATCGCGATGTACACCCGGGCGCGGTCGTCACGGCAGGGACCAAAGTATGA
- a CDS encoding glycosyltransferase, translating to MKIVHVVTLVSDDGCFGGPTSVAIGHLEELAARGHDVELVSLWRGMSTSPERIGTVPLRSRPARALVPGRGFLGLMHPLLVKDLWRALEVVDVVHIHASRDLVSLTALAAAMLRRKPFLVQTHGMVQPRHTAVARIFDRVYVPLLRRARRYLVLTDGESRGLAEVTGAQGPPRVHLPNGVRPRSLMAARRSRRVLYLARLHPVKRPEAFVEMAALVHEQLPQVSFTMYGPDEGSLPTVQGLIADRGLEEVVSYGGALQHAAAVQAYTDAAVYVLPSATEVFPMTVVEALSTGTPVVCTDSCGIAEELADRGAALITDGSPEAMAKAVCAILSDEALSRSLVQAGRLAVEEAFSIHAVGDRLEQVYREVVDSAA from the coding sequence ATGAAGATCGTGCATGTCGTCACCCTGGTCAGTGACGACGGGTGCTTCGGTGGTCCGACGAGCGTGGCCATCGGACACCTCGAGGAACTGGCCGCGCGCGGCCACGACGTCGAACTGGTGTCGTTGTGGCGCGGCATGTCGACGTCCCCGGAACGGATCGGCACAGTGCCATTGAGGTCGAGACCGGCACGTGCGCTGGTCCCCGGCCGGGGTTTTCTGGGGCTGATGCATCCGCTGCTGGTCAAGGATTTGTGGCGCGCCCTGGAAGTCGTCGACGTCGTGCATATCCACGCCAGCCGCGATCTGGTCTCGCTGACAGCGCTGGCCGCCGCGATGTTGCGCCGCAAACCTTTCCTCGTGCAGACCCACGGCATGGTCCAGCCTCGACACACCGCCGTTGCCAGGATCTTCGACCGCGTCTATGTGCCGCTGCTGCGCAGGGCGCGCCGCTACCTGGTGCTCACCGACGGGGAGAGCCGGGGACTGGCCGAGGTGACCGGGGCCCAGGGGCCACCGCGGGTTCACCTGCCGAATGGAGTGCGCCCCCGGAGCCTGATGGCGGCACGCCGAAGTCGGCGCGTGCTCTATCTGGCGCGACTGCATCCCGTGAAGCGCCCTGAGGCATTTGTCGAGATGGCGGCACTGGTCCATGAACAACTGCCACAAGTGTCGTTCACCATGTACGGTCCCGACGAGGGCTCGCTGCCCACGGTGCAGGGACTGATCGCGGATCGCGGGTTGGAAGAGGTCGTTTCCTATGGTGGTGCTCTTCAGCACGCCGCGGCCGTGCAGGCGTACACCGACGCAGCCGTGTACGTGCTGCCGAGCGCCACAGAGGTATTCCCCATGACCGTTGTCGAAGCCCTCTCCACAGGAACACCCGTCGTGTGCACGGACAGTTGCGGCATTGCCGAGGAGCTGGCAGACCGGGGAGCGGCGTTGATCACCGACGGAAGCCCGGAGGCCATGGCGAAGGCGGTGTGCGCGATCCTCAGCGACGAAGCGTTGTCCCGTTCGCTTGTCCAAGCAGGCCGCCTCGCCGTCGAAGAAGCCTTCTCCATCCACGCGGTGGGTGACCGACTTGAACAGGTGTATCGCGAGGTGGTGGACTCCGCGGCGTGA
- a CDS encoding glycosyltransferase: protein MFSTNYAPEHSGIGPYAAQTAEHLAALRAEVHVLAGMPHYPAWRVHDDYRGRWRAEEVRRGVHLHRRRHYVPSRQTALLRAMYEASFLAHGWFRPPSMRPDIVLSQMPSLAGAVLGARCAHRHEVPHVVVVQDLMGAAAAQSGISGGRRVAFLVAGAEARVLRSAALVGVVHESFVKPVSAIGVPASRIRVVPNWTHVSCPTGDRSAVREELGWHRDEVVVLHSGSMGLKQGLEVLVDAARITVGDTPRIRFVLMGDGNQRSRLERLAEGLPNLDVVPPAKDEKFPDVLAAADLLAVTQRASVRDMSLPSKLTSYFAAGRPVIAAVTAQGGTAQEVRRSGAGVVVEPENPRALLDAVRQLSFERDRSAALGAHGPEYVRERLGREAGLMRIAALLGEALKTKASRSRAAAVG from the coding sequence ATGTTCTCGACCAATTACGCGCCTGAGCACTCGGGGATCGGGCCGTACGCCGCCCAGACCGCCGAGCACCTGGCGGCCCTGCGGGCGGAGGTGCACGTCCTCGCGGGTATGCCGCACTACCCGGCCTGGCGGGTGCACGACGACTATCGCGGACGTTGGCGAGCCGAGGAAGTCCGGCGCGGAGTGCACCTGCACCGCCGTCGCCACTATGTTCCGTCACGTCAGACAGCCCTCCTCAGGGCCATGTACGAGGCGAGCTTTCTGGCACATGGGTGGTTCCGTCCGCCCTCCATGCGCCCCGACATCGTGCTCAGCCAGATGCCGAGCCTGGCGGGAGCCGTCCTGGGCGCCCGATGCGCACACCGTCACGAGGTACCGCACGTGGTCGTCGTCCAAGACCTCATGGGTGCCGCGGCGGCACAGAGCGGGATCAGCGGCGGCCGACGGGTGGCCTTCCTGGTGGCCGGAGCGGAGGCACGGGTGCTGCGTTCGGCAGCGCTCGTGGGCGTGGTCCACGAATCGTTCGTCAAGCCGGTCAGCGCAATCGGCGTGCCGGCATCGCGTATCAGAGTCGTGCCGAACTGGACTCACGTGTCATGCCCGACGGGCGACCGTAGTGCGGTGCGCGAGGAGCTGGGCTGGCACCGGGACGAGGTCGTGGTGCTGCACTCCGGGTCCATGGGGCTGAAGCAGGGACTCGAGGTACTCGTTGATGCCGCTCGTATCACGGTCGGCGACACCCCACGCATTCGTTTCGTACTCATGGGTGACGGCAACCAGCGGTCCCGCCTGGAGCGCCTTGCCGAGGGGCTGCCGAACCTTGATGTCGTACCGCCGGCGAAGGATGAGAAGTTTCCCGACGTACTGGCCGCCGCCGATCTGCTGGCGGTGACCCAGCGGGCATCCGTACGGGACATGAGCCTGCCCTCGAAGCTCACCTCGTATTTCGCAGCCGGCCGACCCGTCATCGCCGCGGTGACGGCTCAGGGAGGCACGGCGCAAGAAGTGAGGCGCTCGGGCGCGGGCGTCGTGGTCGAGCCTGAGAACCCCAGGGCGCTGCTCGACGCCGTACGGCAGCTGAGCTTCGAGCGGGACCGCTCCGCCGCACTGGGCGCGCATGGGCCTGAATATGTCAGGGAGCGGCTCGGACGGGAAGCCGGTCTCATGCGGATCGCCGCACTGCTCGGCGAAGCGCTCAAGACGAAGGCCTCGCGTAGCCGGGCCGCGGCCGTCGGCTGA
- a CDS encoding class I SAM-dependent methyltransferase — protein sequence MATTSDTFTELYLSGDRLWGDDFTPQQIDEWFADECEAYADLGGSDTTAEKYDYHGLNWQNGYRLLPPGRFTHALGVGSSFGFEFSPVLDRIDEITILEPSTRLRRKEFRGMPLRYVDPSPTGVMPFQSATFDLVVCFGVLHHIANVTKIIHEMGRVASPGGWVVIREPVISMGDWRSGRRPGLTKRERGIPRKLLEAALRDSGFLIKSSMLCCMPLSQRISRLVGCNIYASRLGAVIDRSLSIATAWNYRYHAVNSWQKLRPSSVFIVAQREWATVR from the coding sequence ATGGCCACCACTTCCGATACATTTACTGAGCTCTACCTGTCCGGCGACCGGCTCTGGGGGGACGATTTCACCCCTCAACAAATCGACGAGTGGTTCGCCGACGAGTGCGAGGCGTACGCAGATCTGGGAGGCAGCGACACCACGGCAGAAAAGTACGATTACCATGGACTGAATTGGCAGAACGGCTATCGATTGCTACCCCCCGGACGCTTCACACATGCCCTGGGTGTAGGAAGTTCGTTCGGTTTCGAGTTCTCTCCGGTGCTGGACCGGATCGATGAGATCACCATCCTCGAGCCGTCGACTCGACTACGCCGCAAGGAGTTCCGGGGTATGCCACTGCGTTATGTGGATCCATCTCCCACGGGCGTAATGCCGTTCCAGTCCGCGACATTCGATCTGGTCGTGTGCTTCGGGGTGCTGCACCACATCGCGAACGTAACCAAAATCATCCACGAGATGGGGCGTGTGGCGAGTCCGGGGGGGTGGGTTGTCATCAGGGAACCAGTCATCTCCATGGGGGACTGGCGCTCTGGCCGCCGCCCCGGGCTGACAAAACGGGAACGTGGAATTCCACGCAAGTTGCTTGAGGCTGCGCTCCGTGACTCGGGTTTTTTGATCAAGTCGAGCATGCTCTGCTGCATGCCACTCTCCCAGCGGATCAGCCGACTGGTCGGGTGCAACATCTATGCGTCACGGCTGGGAGCCGTAATCGACCGCTCGCTGTCCATCGCGACGGCATGGAACTACCGGTACCACGCCGTCAATTCCTGGCAGAAACTACGGCCGTCTTCGGTGTTCATCGTCGCGCAGCGAGAGTGGGCAACAGTCAGGTGA